The Argentina anserina chromosome 3, drPotAnse1.1, whole genome shotgun sequence genome includes a region encoding these proteins:
- the LOC126787180 gene encoding ankyrin repeat-containing protein ITN1-like has protein sequence MAIPQAQQVSPTGSQWTTGSGDSRTGIDNQSPHIAVDMSADSAQPKRPLSYLLAHTNREEYLKTGVPLYKYALKGDWELAERILRKDEKLLRASISRACETVLHVAAGARRTHFVEKLISMMDVEDLALQDINDNTALCIAASAGAGDIVQILKEKNKSLLSIRGGKGMTPAYMAVVLGQSEIAWDLYNYAENNTMLEKSDRENLFFSCINNGLYDLALHLLKDCRTLATARTASQKYKTALHLLARRPSAFGGSQSPGMWRRLINSLQTFHQFFPGLKFACKSKLKQTNEALQLVRRLWEDILKDEHEDVMKLINYPSNLLFDAAELGNYEFLSALINYYPELVWETDENNRTIIHVAVLRRHESIFNLVHEICSIKDVVVTYEDNEGNNIVHMAAYLAPQNQLNLVSGVALQMHRELVWFEEVKRIVQPQFIEMENKQGKTPQELFTEEHKKLMCQGESWMKDTATSCLIVATIIATVVFSAAFSIPGGTDDQTGKPNFLKAKMFMYFTIADGVALFSSATAMLMFLFILTSRYAENDFLKSLPLKLMIGFTSLGFLRLQYIIVTVDLGLHDVHG, from the exons ATGGCTATCCCACAAGCACAACAGGTATCACCTACCGGAAGTCAATGGACCACAGGTAGCGGCGATTCACGAACTGGGATAGACAACCAATCACCACATATCGCCGTTGACATGTCGGCTGATTCGGCTCAACCTAAAAGACCATTATCTTATCTACTAGCTCATACAAACA GAGAAGAGTACCTCAAGACAGGTGTTCCCCTCTATAAGTATGCACTTAAAGGCGACTGGGAACTGGCGGAAAGAATCTTGAGAAAGGATGAGAAACTTCTGAGAGCTAGCATATCTAGAGCATGTGAAACAGTCCTTCACGTTGCAGCGGGAGCAAGACGTACTCACTTTGTAGAGAAACTGATCAGCATGATGGACGTAGAAGATCTGGCCCTGCAGGACATCAATGATAACACTGCCTTGTGTATTGCTGCTTCGGCTGGAGCTGGAGACATTGTACAgattttgaaagaaaagaataagtCTCTACTATCGATCCGAGGCGGCAAAGGTATGACACCAGCCTATATGGCTGTTGTGTTGGGACAGTCGGAAATTGCATGGGACCTGTACAACTACGCTGAAAATAACACGATGTTGGAGAAATCAGACCGCGAGAACTTGTTTTTTTCTTGCATCAACAATGGTTTGTATG ATTTGGCCTTACATTTGCTGAAGGACTGCAGAACATTAGCAACAGCACGTACCGCATCGCAGAAATATAAAACGGCCTTGCATTTACTGGCTCGAAGACCTTCAGCATTTGGTGGCAGCCAAAGTCCAGGAATGTGGAGGAGACTTATCAACTCAT TACAAACTTTTCATCAATTTTTCCCAGGTTTGAAGTTTGCTTGCAAAAGTAAGTTGAAACAAACCAATGAAGCTCTTCAACTAGTCCGTCGTCTTTGGGAAGACATTTTAAAGGATGAGCATGAAGACGTGATGAAGCTAATCAACTATCCTTCAAATTTATTATTTGACGCAGCAGAATTGGGGAATTATGAGTTTCTATCAGCACTCATAAACTATTATCCTGAGTTAGTATGGGAAACTGATGAAAACAATCGAACCATAATTCATGTTGCAGTTTTGCGTCGTCATGAGAGTATCTTTAATCTAGTGCATGAGATATGCTCAATAAAGGATGTCGTAGTGACTTATGAGGATAATGAGGGCAACAATATAGTGCATATGGCTGCATATTTAGCACCTCAAAACCAACTGAATCTGGTCTCGGGCGTAGCTCTTCAAATGCATCGAGAGTTAGTATGGTTTGag GAAGTCAAAAGAATTGTTCAACCTCAGTTTATAGAGATGGAAAACAAGCAAGGAAAAACACCTCAAGAACTATTCACCGAAGAACACAAGAAACTGATGTGTCAAGGAGAATCATGGATGAAGGACACAGCGACTTCATGCTTGATCGTTGCAACTATTATTGCAACTGTAGTGTTTTCAGCTGCATTTAGCATACCGGGTGGCACAGATGATCAAACAGGAAAGCCCAACTTCTTGAAAGCAAAAATGTTTATGTACTTTACCATAGCCGATGGCGTAGCACTCTTTTCGTCTGCAACTGCAATGCTAATGTTCTTGTTCATACTGACCTCGCGGTACGCAGAAAACGACTTTCTCAAATCCTTACCGTTGAAGTTGATGATAGGATTCACTTCCCTGGGATTTCTCAGGCTTCAGTATATAATTGTGACTGTGGATTTGGGTTTACATGATGTGCATGGTTAA